tgacaaaggacgaggaatttgatcgatggatttaatggaattaaagtgcacggatggtttgataatattattggcttgtattatagttatttaaaatatagtttatctatcgttatatgagcctgtggaatattttgaagcgcaagcgccctcagccgtgcgcacccattgttgacaaagaacgatcgatggatttaatgaattggagtgacactgatggttttataaacatgttattcatgtaatagttgtccttaatcactctatatgttacgtcaggcccgttctcagctctttgtttgtgtttgtcatgttagcatacctatcgtttagcctgttgttgctatttaatgaattggagtgacaccgatggttttataaacatgttattcatgtaatagttgtccttaatcactctatatgttacgtcaggcccgttctcagctctttgtttgagtttgtcacgttagcatacctatcgtttagcctgttgttgctatttaatgaattggagtgacactgatggttttataaacatgttattcatgtaatagttgtccttaatcactctatatgttacgtcaggcccgttctcagctctttgtttgtgtttgtcacgttagcatacctatcgtttagcctgttgttgctatcgtttagcctgttgttgctcgttcatgactgtttttggtgtgggattttgtcgaataaattgcccccaaaatgcgacttatactccggagcgacttatatatgttttttttcactttttggggcattttatggctggtgcgacttatactccggagcgacttatagtccggaaaatacggtaattacagGTGATACATGCATGACTAAAACACTTTAAGGCcgtaaatataaaacaatacaATGTAACTCAGTGTGCCTTCTTCCACTTGATAATGTGCTTTTACATTGTTGGTTTGGAAGAATAGTGCAAGGCAAGCAGTTTATAACGTTAACACATCATATTACTCCTGTAAAACGAGAACACCAAAATGAAAATTAGAATGTATTGATATTATGCCctcgaattggataaaattcaaTTTTGATGCAAACCTCATCATCaatttcttcctcttcctcttcttcatcctcgCTGCTTTCCTCACGCTCACGTTGTGGATGCCACGTCCCTTCATCAGAGTCTTCGCTGCTCTCAGCAACAACTTCAGGCTCTACAATTTGTCTATGTCTGGCGAGCCTGATCAACGATAGAAACAAAGGGGTCAAACTTTCAGGCGCAAGCTGTCATTCTGAGGAGATCAGATTGTCAAAAGCACGGAGACAGTTGATACCTCTCCTCAACATCCTCAGAGACACGGTTGAGCAAACGCTTTAAACGTGGGTCAGACACATCCTCTTCCTCCTGTTCAATCTCGGGCTCAATTTCTTTTCCCTTTTTAACAAATTGaaaatcctcctcttcctcatctgaTGACTCCATCGGGGCATAGTCTGGACGTTTGCCTGACACATATCTCTTCACCTTCACTTTTTCCATAGAGAGCTCACCTGAAAATCAACATACAAATGGATTACAAACTGTACAAAGTCCAAAGTTTTCCAAATAATTTTTTACAGTAGTATCAACTGATAGAAAACAAAAAGGTAGCACCACAATGACAATATGCACTGCTGTAAACGCACAACCTAAATTTTCTTAGTGTACACAGTTTAATTAAGGAAATTTTCAAATGAGAATTGATGAGATGCTATTCAAAATTAAAATTACATTGGTCAACAGCAAATATTTAATAAGAAACCGTTTTAATTGTCCCTCAAAGTATTATTGATGGCATGGCAAGGCAGACCCAATAGCATTGGAGAAACAACCAACGCAAATAGCGCAAAAACCCCCCAAAACATATCGAAGTGTAAACTTGCAACCctgattttttaatttatgttaATCTGTGTTTTGTTAAATTATTCATGAAATTATGATTAAGTTCACTGTCCAGGGATGCATTGGTGCTGTAACGATGTAATAGGTTCTAAACAATTCatctagatgtttttttttaacactaaaCCGACAATAAGTAAATTTGTTATCAGATTGAACAAAACTGATCTCGACACTAAATTGACAATAAGACAATTGACTATCAGAATGAACACGACTGATGTTTTGCCTTGTCGTTAGCGTTACATTGCTAAGCTAGTAAGCTTTTAGCTAGTCATTTACGTCTAACCTTTCTCATTCCGGACCGGTACGGCTCCAGCCGTGGACTGTATAGGTGGAAGCTTCATGTTGGCTGAATCGTGGTTAGACATGGCTGCCTCGTGGACTAACCAAGCTCAGAAAATTGCAGTATTTCGTTGAAAAAGGAACGCGCTACTACTTCAAATAATGCACATTCGAATGTACACTGCAGTGCGGCTACACAAAAGAGGCGGAGCCAGGCTCTTCTTTTTTGTCTAATGGTTCTTCTTCGTttgcttcttcttctgctgctgcttcaAATGTTGAACCAGGGTCACACAATCATTTTTTCCAGCCAGTTGCTACCCATTTGATAGTCCATTTATATTTTCTGTTAGACCTTTTTTAGCCAAGCTGTCAAATAAGCATagcattttagtttttttttctgtatcatAATGTTAAGTAAAACTTAAACCTGGAGTCACAACACAATGTGGCCCCCTTGATAAATACATAATCAAACCCAAGTATTAGAAACACACAGTGAAAAATGCGGtgcactgcaatgctatggaagCACTGATAGTGATTACATTAAAGCTTTATCTGGAGTGCATGTACTTAGTAGGCTTTGCTTTTATATTCTCAATTTTAACTACTATCTCGATTCTTAAACATTTAATTATCATTTTTTACTAATGTCCAAGATGACATTCTATTAAACTGTAGAAAACATGTCATTGAGGTGGACACCCCCCGAGGAACGTGGGCGATGGTAATGGTTCTTGTTCAGTGGCACGTTAACTAAAAGACAATAATAATGAAGACATACTACACGTATAGGAAATAAATCACTTTATTTCAAAATGTACTATTTCAAACATCTCTGTCTGAACAACTCCTCCAGCTTCCCCTCCAAAACTGAGTTGGTACCTTTCAGGCCTTTTACAACATCACAGGCCCACACAAAATACTGCTGGACCCGCTCTGCCGTCCAAcctgaaaaaaatcacaaacaagatGATCAGATTGTATCTAGTGGCTTCTTAaatctttgtttttgtgtggtAATTTATCTTTTATTCATACAAAGTCAAGCAAAAACAAAGattcttgcattttttttgtattgttttgttgtgAGAAAAACAATCTACCTACGACATGCTGGTGATGGGAACAAATTATGTAATTGCCTCAGTTCTGATTGAAATCATATTCAATTCAAATGTatcctaaatttaaaaaaaaaaaaaggacatgaaAAATATATGGACATGAAAATGATTACCGACAGGTGTGCAGCGGTTCAAATCCCTGAGGTTGTACAATTTGTCTGCCAGTTTGACCAGTTTGGCTTGGTGGCTACAGTGGGGCGCATGTTCCACCTGTAGACGCTTCCGCTCTTGTTTGGGCAGACTCTTATCGTCTGTCACCTCCTGAACAATGCGAGTAACAATCGGTCCAAACTTTGTTTCTAGCTCTTCGGGCTTTGTGTCTGTGTCTTCCAACGTGTCATGAAGAAGAGCAGCCTTCCAAGAAAGaaggacacaaacaaacacatatataaaataaattaataagtgGGCACAACAGAGGGGACTTACATGAATGCATCAACTTAAAGTGAACATACTTGTAATACCACAATGTCAGTGATGCCACCTTCATGGCTGAGAATCCTTGCTACTCCTTAAGAGTAGAAGCACAGAGCAGAGTGAGTACAGTAATGGGGGAGGTGTCATCAGTTACGTGTCATCAGTTTTGTTATTCTAATAAATTTTACTTATAATGGACTTTTTATTTCAATCTACGGAtggtaacataacataacataacataacataacataacataacaaatGTGTTGGAATTAGAGATGCACCGATCCGGCTTTTTCAGTTTCGATACCGATACCGATGCCGTGGGTTTGCGTATCGGTCGATACCCGATACCGATCCGATATTATGGTTGATTTAACAAGCTACATACctctataaaataaaatatagcatCGGGACAAGAGAATAAACAAGTGATTTGGTCAAATACAATAATCAAGCAATGTAAACATGTGTTTGCACACGTTCTCATACATTTCTGACAGTACGGTCTCAGAATAATACCTGCGCGATGGCAAATTGTACCGTGGCTCCAGGTGCTCAAGTAAACGTCGGAAGCCCTCGTTTTCAACAACATTCATCGGTTGTCCATCCAAAACCATGAATTCCAGCACTTTCTCAGTAATTCTCATAGCTTTTGCGCTATTGCCTGGGAATTTCTCCCGTCTTTGCAGTGCATCTGCTAACGTTAACTGCCGTGTAGGTCCACCTCCCGCTTCCTTAGATCTGCTCAACTGCTGGAACTCCTGGTGCTCCGTTGCGTGGTGTTTCTGGAGATGCTtaattaaagggctagagacaccggtatatgtataaatcggttttagttagcttatgggcttataaatataaattgacgctcgaaacaacgaaaaggaagctgttgctctgaaaaatatcattttaatttgccgcacagacgagtttgactgcaccgagccgccagccggaagtgacgtctcatgacgtctcaagttgtacgcgtttagcttcagtgaatgtaaacaaaaagagaagaggggccag
This genomic window from Syngnathus scovelli strain Florida chromosome 4, RoL_Ssco_1.2, whole genome shotgun sequence contains:
- the hddc3 gene encoding guanosine-3',5'-bis(diphosphate) 3'-pyrophosphohydrolase MESH1, giving the protein MNVDAVLLVETVNFAAEKHRNQRRKDPEQTPYINHPIGVARILSHEGGITDIVVLQAALLHDTLEDTDTKPEELETKFGPIVTRIVQEVTDDKSLPKQERKRLQVEHAPHCSHQAKLVKLADKLYNLRDLNRCTPVGWTAERVQQYFVWACDVVKGLKGTNSVLEGKLEELFRQRCLK